GGGCTTTTAAGTACTACTGTGTGCTTGTCACTGCCTCCTGCCACATTATTGCACTCTAAGCTTCCTATAAATGGATGCATTTCTCTATCACAACAGGGTCTCTCATTGAATTGGCTCCAATTGCTGTGCCTTTATCCGATTTATAGTTAGTTGTCTGAGAACGGTTGATATTTGTCTGTCCCTTTACATTAGCAGTTTAAGTGCTTgttgtgttcttgtttttctttcaatttttccCAATTACAGCTCCCCTTTGTGGTGTCAAGCTATGTTACCCAGCCCAGCTCTGATGGCTTTGAGTTCTTCCAAAGTTTACTTGAGAGACTTTGACTGGAAAAGTCTCACCTTTAGTTGAAGTAGAAAGGATTTTGTTGTCACTCAGGAGTCTCTTTTCGGTCAAACTCAACTGTGAAATAATCTTTTCTAACCACCTGTCAGGCTACAATTGGATCAATCAATCagactttatttattaaaaaacgtGCTTCTCATACTTGTgcaactcaaagtgctttacaattaaaaatagaatccggcaataaataaataaaaacataaagagagAAACTCCTTACCCACCCCCTTCCCTCCATTAAAGCACACAAGAACTGACCCCACAATTAATTAATACTTATAAAGTCAattctaaagaaaaacacaagactcaagccacaagaacattgccactgtgcccacccagaccaggACAGCAATGGGCTCCACTCCAGAGCCATGAGGCTGCAAAATCCATCCCCAACCACCCCCACAAAAGGGCAACAACGACCCGAAACAGAACTGGCAACCCCTGGCACAAAGGATCCTGAGGGGAAACACCTAAACCTTAAAAGGAAGATGTTAAAATCTAATACATAATATGTGTGtagaaacaaaaatgagaaattacaagaaatgcacaaaataaaactaGATGCAGAAAATAATAtgaattaaaatgtaataaataattcATGAATGCACATTTAAGATGATCTAAGAGCTTTGGTAAAAAGGTGGGTCaggagcctttttttaaaaccctctACAGTCTCAgcagccctgaggctctccggcaggctgttccagaGGTGAGGACCGTAGTGGGAGCACTGAGCCTCACTGTAGGTTTAgtcctcaccttagggacaactaaAAGTCAAAGTTAAAAGCAAATCACATCAATAAGAAAGCCTAAGACCATTAAAAcctttataaaccattaaaagaatcttaaaatcactTCTGAAATGCACAGgaagccaatgcagcgatttcaAAATAGGTGTAATGTGTTACCGCCCCTTGGTCCTTGGTAGAATttgtgccgctgagttctgtaaTTATTGTAAGGTAGCAAATGATATTTGtaggtaaaccagagagcagggcattaaaGTAAtctaaatgactaaaaataaatgcatgcatcagtacctctgtgctggcaagacaGAGCAATGGACGATGTTGaatttcttaaagacccactcagaggaaaattgtgtttttaacatgtttttgtgagatttttctgatgatggaggacatgtatagaTAAATGTAAGCATAAAATTGaatctcagtgttttttttgatcaaatcgttggagcagacgaaaaaaaatgctgtttgaaaaagagcttatttgtgatgtagaatatacatcaagctccctgcttcgctccattcacatccacttgtagatccatgtacgccttTGTTATCCTGGTCTGAGTTGGTATCTGggtcaatttattaaaataacctAATTTGagtttaaattgtttattttgctaatgtattttctgtgtaaaatccaattttaatcctaaaaatattttgttctctTTATCCGCACCACCAGCTGACTTTTGAACATCCTGCTTTATTCTCATCTCTCTCTCTGCTTGAGGCCCAAGATCCCCACAACACAAGAGCTTACCTCCCTCTTGCTCTGTACATCTGCCAAGACATTTTGGACTCCAGGGATTCCTgtccctttcttttcttttaatgcttttCTGTCCCACTATGGTAATCCATTAAAGCCTAATCCCCATACTATTTTAAACGTTTGCACATAGACACTTATACTCTGGTGAAGTGTCCTTCTGATGAACTAAAACAGAATAAAGGGCATTAAGCAGCAGAGCAGGAGTTAACAGAAGGCAAGAGTTATGTCCAAAGAGTTAGAAAATTGTATAGACATTAATATAAGACAATTTCCAAGAACCAAAAATTATTGATTTagtatcctttttttaattacatctCCATTTgtgcaaaaagtgtttttaatgttttcgtATCCAAAGACAGTCTCACAATTTATCTTACGTTGAATTAATCTTGATGGGTAATTGCAGGTGACCCGTTGCCACTGTAAAAGGTCAcatgaaaaaaggcttttgaaaGGTCCTGCATGGCATTACAATACTGTACAGCGGCGCAGATTTATTTATGGGTGCATGATTTATTGCTTCAGTTGCAGATTGTTGATTACTGTACATCTCAGGGGTATGTGGTTACACCATGCATCTGAATAAAAATGCTGGCCTCATTCTATCTAGAAAGGTCAGGAGTGCTTATAAGGAGCTGGTAGGGTGACAACTGGGGGTTCAGCGCATTGCCAAAACAATGCTTTAGCAGGGTCGATGCTTTCTGTGATGAGGGCTTAAAGCTTGATCTCTACGGTGGTCTCTAATCACTACACAATCCCTACACTGCCCCCTAAACTTTACGAAAAGTCACACTTTGTGCAGTTACagctttgttacattttttaattacaaatgtTAAAATTTGGAGGTATGAGGCACAATGGATAAATACGTTTAGCGTTTAAggtaaaagaaaagaggaataaAAGAGAAGAAGTCCTTAGATTTACCTTTTACAAAAGGTTGATGATTATTACACATATTTCTCACCGTCCTCTCTTTGGATCTGTTAAAAACTAATATACTGTAATAAATAGATATCCATTACGTATCATTTTATCATGAtcggtgaatactcaattctgattggctgcagggtgtccattaaaaagtgatgatggACACCAAAAAAAGTAATTCTGGTCACATAGCCTGCATGTTGTACTGCACTGGCCTGAACACCAGTTGTAACCGGAACAAAAGACACTCAGAACATAGGTGGAAATgtgttacatggacaaaagttaTCCCAGGGTTCATCACAACAGCAAGACATTAGAAAGGATCTCTGTCCTTCAAATGGCACAATGATGGGCATGCCAGTATCTATATCAAATTTTACAACTGCGCGttgcctttatttttaaatagcttGTTGTCTGTTTTACTGTCTTGCTTATTATATTGCTTGCTACAGAGTGAATgggtttataattttttttttccttaataaaataatttgtcaATACATATTTAATAATTAGAGTTAATGGATTTTTGTTGCAATAAGTGATCTAATAAACTATTTGTAGACTTTGTTTCTGTGAAACAAATTTTACTTCATCTGGTTAAAAACAAGCAATAAGAAGACCATTTTCCCTCTGACACAATGCTTTGCATTTCTATTCATGAAATTGACACACCGGTACATTTACTCTGCTGGTTAGTTCTCATACACTAGCTGCAGGAGAGCAAGTTTGCATCAATGTTGATGTtgatgacaaaaacaattaaacttTAATTACAAATCCAGAAGCAGGCATTTATAGGTTTTATTAGAATTAGCAGgtttgtacggtggccctgaagtgcaaagcattcaacaaatcactcgatacaaaaacatttttaagatcacaacaacaattaaaaaaaaaaaaaaatttaaaaagcagcattacattttagaaaacaaaacaaaatttcagaaaccaaaacttgaaaaacaaaaatgacaaaaaaaaaaacatttcagaaaacaaaattaatttccaggaaaaaaagaaatattaaaaaatgaaaacatttcagaaaaaaaaatccggaaaaaaatgaaatattaaaaaatgaaaaacatttcagaaaaaaaaaattccagaaaaaaatgaaatattaaaaaatgaaaaacatttcagaaaaaaaaatgaaatattaaaaaatgaaaaacatttcagaacacagaatgaatttccagaaaacaaaacgaaatcttcaaaaatgaaaaacatttccaaaccggaagaagcaggtactatgggacaacgctgattggatgatgatgtttgtcaatcatttgaactgaaaagtattttaaatgaagcgatgacggattttatcgtccaaacaacaatgtactataataatccacgtatttcccatttatatatcaaataaaaaatgcagcaaactgttaatgaactttaaaattattttttgaatatttcgtctgacacacggtcacccggaagtagtttgtgagcacttttactttgaacgctgtgcgctaatgtctacggctgcgaggttcacgctgtcaatcatctttaggtaagaatcaattctgtgatcttttcttttgtcagtcacatgtctctaaggatgttaattttaggatgttaaagtgctgctttgaaaagatcatttctttttatcttgcgcatgcgcaaaaggaacccgatggagacgaaccgtcttcacatgatagccgttcccgttttcggtgacaacatgagagaaaaagctccgagccagcctgattctgtgatttatacagtaattacagtaattatatggcatcagtgttgctaaaaatcgactttaagactgaaatcagtaaacaagttcttatgggaaataatatttaagtgcattgtatatttttgaaccatgcatatacacatatactgaaacttaaaaatgaactttaaagtttataaaatacttaattgaattaacatgtgatatttctgcaggtgaagtttctcaaagcgaagttccagaaaggtttgtgctgcagaagaacagatggcagctctacatgggaatacaagaagactaaagtcattcatatcattgtgcagtgtacaggcaagtcaccatgatttatgtgaaatgtaatcaataaatattatttaaccttaatatctaatttttttttaaattgcaggtcctttaaaaaaacgtctttaacctgctgcataagcctgattagttgtaaatgatgcagtggggagtgaaaaacgaagcacaattcctggctttagtgtccggctgatgatctggaaatcacatctgaggaatcgcatcaaacacttgtacaactccaaacaacttaatgttcctttaagcaaaactccagtttaaaatgttcatattaggcttgcttcatttaggagtttttccatgtttaccattttaggttttaaagctttattaacaaagatgatgtttgattttcaaagctgttgtatagaaatgtttctttgtcaatgaaaaaactgaatgctgacgttaggattgtaataatggatatgaaaataaacaaatttgtttcatagcaaatgcagtatatttattgaaaacttaacatgaatacgttattcagtaacagaaacaaagaaacagttgtggattttcctttatgggcttcttcatgcagtcaatcaaatgttacgtttacattcagcatttactcagcgtacctgtcagtcacatttattagaggaaaaaatgcatctgggaaaagtctgtttgtgcttaacaactatatcaaaaagagtcatgtcagggaagttttgtccacattgctgctcagcatcacatccagaggaagatgcacaggtaagagaccccagttcctgctcgtacatgcttgcagcttcctctgcactggactccagctccattgaaatccctgacagagataaattaataaattaaaaatccctgacagaaaaacatcggctgccgttcatctttcattcaggaaaaagttgagttcatcaaaatgaggagaaaatgggttaaaccagaaattcattagggaggggtcaaaacaccaaactcagaataaaatacattatttcagtcttataaaaaatatattctaaaacaatttggtattcctcctctgcctgaaagactaaaacgttttttttaaagaatctttttagactacagactttgccaccgttagttacacacctggacgtgtctgatgatgtgcacatccagtcatttactgtcatgtttctgtgcactgacacactctaaagtcacagatcttaatagtgtgaataagaagcattcataaatgttattctgagacacaaactgctgcagtttacctgacagctttgctgatttatgcggctggtacacctgtctgagaatcctgcccacgtgacccccctctccagctgatgaggtaacctgtcattaacgtatgactgaatgatcttggatctgtctgtaaacacccacctagaaatcacgtttaacgctacatttattagatcaaacaaatgtgcctccataccttatctgtggatggcgggactgcatttcctgatgtgcgccgtctttaacacccgtttcttcgcagctgctgctttagacagaatcctctcacgacatttcgaaacatttgtaaacctggttggtgttgatatttctgcgtgcgttctgtcatcacatccgctaaatattcaaagattaaagtttatgttaacgttttaccgtccctttctttgtttacctgcagaacggacgtcatccacacaaactacttccgggtgaccgttctgcttcagacgaaatattcaaaaaataatttaaaccttcattatctgtttgctgcatttttgatttaatatgtaaatgggaaatacgggaattatcatggtacattgttgtttggacgataaaatccgtcgtcgcttcatttaaaatacttttcagttcaaatgattgacaaacatcatcatccaatcagcgttgtcccatagtacctgcttcttccggtttggaaatgtttttcatttttgaagatttcgttttgttttctggaaattcattctgtgttctgaaatgtttttcatttttttatatttcatttttcttctgaaatgtttttcattttttaatatttcattttgtttttctgaaatgttttcattttttttatttcattttgttttctggaaattatttttttttctgaaatgttttcattttgtaatatttctttttttctggaaattcattttgttttctgaaatctttttttctttttttctttttttcttttttatgttttggtttctgaaattttgttttgttttctaaaatgtaatacgctttttaaattgttgctgtgatcttaaaaatgtttttgtatcgagtgatttgttgaatggtttgcacttcagggccaccgtaggttTGCcatagatttttttccaaaagtatGATTTGataatgttaatttattttatagcCCCAAAATCTAAATTGAGCAAGAACTTTAAACACTTAGTTTTGTATGATTGCAGGTACCCAACAGCTGTGACCCAATTCTTTGCAATATTTCCTCTGTGGAACTACATGGTGAGAATCAATCTTGAAAATTTGTGGAAGATTCAATTCATGAATAATAaggagaaaagcaaaaaaaaaaaattaggttcCCGTTCACAGAAAATGTATtgcatgtgcttttttttattcccagaAGATCAGCAACAAGGAAGTACGTAAATATGTTCATAACAAACCTCCTTCATAACTTTGATGGGAGTTAGCGTCAGGATAAAAGCACAAGGGAATTTTTTTACGTCTGCTAAATTTATCCCTAAGGGGGGGCCCCTAGAAAAATCCATCCAGTGTGGCTGCAGACTTTTTTTAGCCTGGATCAAAAATTTCCAACAGTGTTTGATAGAAGCCTTTTATCCGTCTAGGATATTGAACAGGTCTTATCAATCTCTCTTAGTATTTAGGCTTGTTAAGTACTTTGTCAGTGTTTTGTCTCTCCCCAAACACAAGTTCACCAATTCATCACAGGGCAAGACAGAGACAACCAACCATACATACTTACATTCACACCCAAGGAACAATTTAAACACACCAATTATGTTTTTGGACTATGGGAAGAAGCTATAGTGCATggaggaaacccacacatgcactgagagagcatgcaaactccacacagaaagggcccagctgggatttgaaccgggCCTTCTCACTGCAAACCATTACACCAGGATGAAACTTTACATACCTTTTATCATAGAGTGCATGGTTTGTTAATTTTGCTTTACCTTTTTGAGAAATTATCTCTAATGGAATAATGCGATGATTGACTGCAGCTGTTTGAGCTGTAATGACTGATGGGCAGACACCGGAGGGTAAATTTCAATCAGTGaagtcatttattttcacattgttATGCGCCCACCTTTAACAGAGGAGTCAGAAATTTCAGGGTTTAATTCTTCAACTTTGTAACACAACGCTCACTTCTACTTACGACAAAGTAGTTGGAAACTTCTGCATTAGTGCATATTGGAGTGATTGCTTTTGGGAATCTCAGCTTTCAGAATTTGAACTAACTTAAAATTAATTATGGTACTTTTACTTTTGTGCTTAATAAATATGAATGTGAATGAGGCAGCATCAACCCACAGTGCGTTTGTAAAAGCATCAATCATTTGAAGAACCAATACACAAATTCATGCATgaatctttattattttatttgagtTTAAGGTTGTGTAAGTGTTGGTGTAAACAGTAAAGTGCAAATGTATCATTTAAGCCCATGACGCTGAGACAGgcaaaaatgtttgacagaaatTCACAACCGATTTGAAGAAAATTatctaaggattttttttaaaaaatggatcagCTTTGTTATGTGTAAAGACTGACCTTTAAAGACCAAGAAATGATtccacaaaaatgtttgaaatgagCACAACTTCTTTAAAAGACAGCACTTAAAGTAGATGCACACCCTCTTAAGAGACCTTAACTAGGGAAAATCATAGCctgttaaaagaaataaaatggtttcaaatttgtttattcacctttgtcttCGTTTACTTACTTTCCTTTAAAGCTCACTGTACCTGACATGCAAGTATTTTGTCTTAAATATTTTGCATTTGGTAAAACGAGGAGAAAAACCCTTGTGACCCATGTCTGACTGACAGCATGTCATTCCAGCACAAGCGTACGTTCCACTGCCAAGTGAATTAGTTCAGCTTGTTTGGGGATGTTTGCAGAAAACCCGGCATGTGTGGTTTTTGTCAGATTTCTGTCTGCCTCAGCTTTTGTTTGCagatttaaaacacttttttccactcactttatttttttgatcctgttcatattttttttacaacacattCCATTCAAAATTAGTACATTGcacaaaaatatttatcaaaagcatgcttaaataaatgaaataaattaggTAACTTTATTAGAAGTCTTCTAAAACTCTGGTTATCGCtcaacaaaagcagaaattatATTGGCGCATTTGGGAGGAGCACAGCTCAACCATCATCTCCTGGCTGAAGCTCAAACTATTTATAAACCGGTCATGCTTCTCCTATTTCTATTTCTCAATGactacatttttcctttttttgatctCAGCCTCCTCATCTTTAAGTCTTTTTGCCgataaaaaggattttaaaggcATCAGTTACACTGATAGAGCACATCATTTTCATATGCTTCTCTTCGGTGAATAGACAAAGGAGATAAGAACAGGGCAGCTGTCAGAGTGGATACAATGAACCTCAAAATGTTgtataattttaattaaaaagataaGGTAGGTCCATTTTTTATCTGGAAGGAAGGTGCAGATGCAAAAttatgggaaaacaaaaaaggtgattATGTGTCTGTGCTATCTGGAGCCACGTTCACTGCACACAGTAATTGTATTTCACAATTTTGAGTGTGCCGCACTGTAGCAATCCCCATTACCAAAGATGGCTTACGTGTCCTAACGGTGCTTTGAGGCATCCCACCAAGAGCATTTTGGATTAGAGCAATATTGCTCCTGAGACACTTCTGACAACCCAACTGGTCACACACACTCGCTCGCAGTTACACACTCAATCACTCCCCCTGCCAGACATGGCTTTCACGCCAAATAGCGCTATTTACTGGAGCAAGACTGGCACTTCTCCAGACCATGGGGGTAGCAGGCTTGGCATCGCAGATCACTGATGGACTCATTGAAGCGATTCGCCAGCATGGACAGCTTGCTGCCATGACATAAGGAGCAGGGAGCGCAGCCTGAACCGCCACAATGCTGGCAGCTGTCAGCCTCctgcagtcagaggaaacaCAAGGAACGATGAGGTGGAAGACAGGTACTGTGATGCTAGAACAGGGGCAACACAGTTTGAATGAAGAGACCCACTGAGAATGAGGAGTTAAAGGGATAATGTTACGTCATAGATACCAGGAATGTTCAGTTCTGACAGGTGGATTAAGGTTTCTATCCtgcagtatttaaaaaaaaaaacaaaaaaaaaacacaaaacaaaaaacacctcAACATTTGGAGCTGCCAAAAAGTTGGCAAAGACATTCAAGTTAAAACTCTGGAAAACACTCTCACTTTGAGCTTATAGTGATTACTAAAGAACATTGTTTTCCACATTCTGAatatcaaaaaatatatttaaaaaaaagtttaatcagAGATTTAATGTTATAATAAGCAAAAATGCACCCacattttctttcccttttgttAGAATTTGAAGGTGTTTTCTGATCTCCAAAGACAGGCAGCATaacccaaaaaaaacatataaataaagacaaacacatttaaaacaatgcCTTTTAAAATATTACTATTACTGTACCATTTTATTTCCTTATATTTTCTTTACTAAATTGATATTGGTGTATATTCAACTGAcagcaggaggggggggggggggggggactgggttttgaatttgtttgtattgtgttttaaaactgaaaacttcacaaatatttaaaacactaaaattgcatttttgcacCAAAGCAGTCAAAGACCCAGTCcaattaaaatgttgtttttaacatgttcttgtggcatttttctcagttAAAGATAAGTcttttattgttaaaagctaaaaaatggataaagaacctaaagtacaaaaaaaaaaactttaactttaCTAAGAACTCTGCAGAATGAGAAGAAAATAACAAGAGATGAGAAGAGACTGAAGGGACTTGGTGTCTGTTGGAAAAATAACCAGCTCAGGAGCAAAGGGAGGGAATAATACTGAAACGAGCCTTCTCGCTGGATTACAATTGGCTGGGGGTGCTGGAAGGGCAGAAAAAAATGGGGAGTCATCGGTATCTGTTCACAGTTGGCAGATAACACCAGAACAAAGGGTTACTGACTGtagcaaaacaagaaaagaatgGAGTCCAAAGAATGTGCAAGTTCCAAGGAGCAACTCAGGGGGATGAGATCTACAACTGATCTTGTTGCTATGCTTCACAAAACAAACTAGGTGAataaattattatcaaaagGCAAAAAGTAGGAGATGGTGAATGACATGGCACAACAGTATATTTCCTAAATGGGGTGCATAAAACCTGACCACACCAAgagaatcatttgggcatggaTCATTACCTCAGTCTCTATGTCACCGATCTTTCTCTCCTCCTTCTCCACCACCTCCTGTGAGGGAAGAgctttggtcttcctcttgCTGGCTCTTTCCCTGGCCTTTGGGTATCCCTCCAAGTCCACCGAAGGCAACTGACGCAACATTTCAGGCCTCTTTGGTGGAGCTCTTATGATGCGCAGATTGCTGGTGTAGATGATAATCTTGCCAAAATCCAACACAGAGGCCTATCAGAGATCAACATGTTAGTTCATCTGTATGCATTTAGATCCCCGTGATGATGTATGATATTTCTCTCAATAAACACTGCGAAGAGAACACACCCACATAATACTGCAGGATTTATGGGTGTGGGTGACCAGAGGACTTCAATTTGAATGCAACAAAAGCATcaaagctctcttttttgggatTTTTGGAAGTTACAATTTGaagatttaatattttttgggggggattttGTGTCCAAAATCCTTTAATCTTTATAATGAGCCAGCTTTTTTgtataactgaaaaaaaaaagaatatttgtcAATTTTGACTGTTAatgtcttcctttttctttgtattttttcaatcaAGTATTC
The DNA window shown above is from Oryzias latipes chromosome 14, ASM223467v1 and carries:
- the grxcr2 gene encoding glutaredoxin domain-containing cysteine-rich protein 2, with protein sequence MVFRASPLYSANMEEPHRKLNQHYEATKPRKVRFKLASSYSGRVLKHVYEDGQELDSPEEQYPHSFLHHKIPPSHLELEQLCGFEEPNMEKQGVYPAAGLIAQRINVYRGIGGYKPASDRRDESQEDNKASVLDFGKIIIYTSNLRIIRAPPKRPEMLRQLPSVDLEGYPKARERASKRKTKALPSQEVVEKEERKIGDIETEEADSCQHCGGSGCAPCSLCHGSKLSMLANRFNESISDLRCQACYPHGLEKCQSCSSK